Proteins from one Chanodichthys erythropterus isolate Z2021 chromosome 15, ASM2448905v1, whole genome shotgun sequence genomic window:
- the hivep1 gene encoding zinc finger protein 40 isoform X2 — MNEGHMGGERHEDKIEEAQKELKDPKVAHKDTNESTGRNSEGIKGLKRKKVVVQNQLKKIPKSPVKKQSQTKKSISPNISSSKEATPSSSFSSSPSHGLPDHQDAEDVPQEASESRAVKVEHEETSTSEPQALSRKSSAEEPCAAGPVRTKRGSNSSNKNASPSHTSAPLEVLLKAMEPDFNTLTERKNSSPIGHLGKSVSIPVTYSDYAVAMPAVNFNVQSQPSFVPPFNAAKHFYSSVASTGQHTTQQYVNMSGNRQQDKPGFQKSYSLGPSLNLTHAPVPSGSGGFPQSQPPVVQTCQSLSATVPNSIQVPVTPGFNPVQMTAVVNFGANQVSDISAKDQKPKKQGKYVCEYCKRACAKPSVLLKHIRSHTGERPYPCVTCGFSFKTKSNLYKHKKSHAHAIKLGLVKDSGSGSLSQESDKGLPTHSDVEESGDSDEEGSAADLDPDSSQSSLTALSESSLQSASMVPGSQGESEHLLVFETLKPLVTQRGCEPKVTAALPKVVVHPVNVSPLRADSPRVTDSALEHATAQRQRDFPPANLRSNVMVLSSLKEVDCTSPLQDSVSEDEDQHCKSPLGGSHAQLQRQQATDYSQQPQGKCLLSPRSLGSTDSGYFSRSESADQAMSPPSPFVKITPPAETDITKTPQVPPSSVVTTVMHVASIEKPRVPSGQMRPPLETKALSLEERISKLISDNEAVVDDKQLDSVKPRRTSLSRRGSIDSPKSYIFKDSFQFDLKPPVRRSSSNSDIPKSPFTPTDKSKPVFLLSVPPQYPAMDCLPITRSNSMPTTPGQSALFPNVTPQPHPLRICQSFDDKISSLNDDVFSSAPSTPNSAVHPRTLVRQIAVEDLSTNDGHVLISVHSMDESHHGPSITHELRSKSFEHATERNRKPQQNKGTMYECETCRNRYRKLENFENHKKFYCSELHGPKNKPMHAREIEPEVFGRGIQQPLLNRNAVITGIVEQPLMVRKRRKIKSVGDDDDQSPTETTPPCSRSFDSCQTSTGSIGRPYSHHTQSLSNSATLGQIQIIGRAAESQETRLSPIREAQISTPNKERGDLQRQGSGTSVIRHTNSLSRPNSFETSESIDRSSPVDPVEKEVKSSVKGHTEAAVSSSSQSYHDRMSTPKCASQGMEPHGKQTFTIASDGTPVQQSRLVRQNNIQVPEILVTEEPDRDHETQVVESTEKPADTFNWPQRSESLSKLPTEKLPPKKKRIRLAQMEHSSGESSFESSLSRSLSRDSSLSRCSSISASFDRDDPPRSDSPSRADSVGKPPEAQGIPVANNTLGVPGMMRRATSEQISCTQSSVEISCDYRSKSFDCSSMSPSRALPPMQTALPKTTQYPPATQVPLIERRRGPLVRQMSLKIAPDPQLAVKQTPPIQRVPFTNECSGSQPRPVNLNTSALAQSFVLHSGEAPLTKNELMVQSINLGSQTQQPQVHGLPHPWHQTSRVVACHMQPLVNMGAGHTDIQKSSDEKNQKSFEPKYQMNCSVLKTGQTYSLAGVKGTQITLPVLTIPIANEIKVSQPNDGMQNVYVAQPAYQAVINKPPIVLPAGAQVDTTSHITPASTPVPQILITHEHTLAPASAVSKVNFPTVHVVNSNSKIGPEIQAHRQHGSVAVQMKNNMKTTEQSILSLGSLHCTQKLASANLCPQESTASSKRMLSPANSLDIAMEKTQKRAKDEHGAACLTDGRSLNYLNSKMSEMTRQRKLMLVRQVCTTEPVDSPIETDAPEQLPETSEAEKNTQDPVSQITTTEVNEQQMESRTPTTTPATHSSPGVQSYAMPENSTLKPQEKPEEQRWSPSKSPLRPSTFQGQVKLASSVSVVNTRDSHRLSFPSLKTATTFTWCFLMKRKSLHIQQTDQRISAYSAWVVNPNNPNPLGLPTKVVMSLFDSKQTSKKIHYTQAKTTTLKSDILTYSGKLKDVLPKVLIQQRSVPTENSGKIKPETQPINQTEPDRDSSKSEPQRVKIFDGGYKSNEEYVYVRGRGRGKYICEECGIRCKKPSMLRKHIRTHSDIRPFHCTHCNFSFKTKGNLTKHMKSKAHSKKCMEMGVAVGIIEDQDTEDSGDRGRAGSADRQDSDGDDSDGPDDEDNDGEEEDEEDSQAESGLSATPSVSASPQHFPANQADTAPSSLLAQMSISPNPTPAPQPQPPPASDSQNSDTESVAMMSPVLLVRQMSISASCSSPGPSPTSFTSHPAPASESQTSDTDSVHMMSPVSPCRQMSIDYPEFDVPPSPPVPGKGAKLGQDGVSSTISQPASECNANVDRGTQTSSDPLQGPLHFPNAGPIHEPRVGATTHLFSHLPLHSQQPPRSPYSMVPVGGIQLVPAGLAAYSTFVPIQAGPVQLTIPALSVIHRQTGSPLPAPNTSPRPEGSPTQPLVVQEPVSSVLPCFPLGQVAGLQTLGAPQTALQPMGLETLSVVGLANSTQLMPQQSLPLNATLGVQVLAASPTPQCSTASPAQIPGLQILNIALPALIPSLSPLSALSPLPAAQDKPRSPEGVASVPSPAQVAESLPATIPSASPPTANPGDVPTNAKPSTDMKHVPQNSTSAGSRDTGGTEKTTAMVEKPKIPPQPSLLSSPISSNERGCDLAHKATAGGASEVKPRQPVSRQPVTDDYNEASSDDEDRLVIAT; from the exons atgaatgaaggccatATGGGTggagaacgacatgagg atAAAATAGAGGAAGCACAGAAGGAGCTCAAAGACCCCAAAGTTGCACACAAAG ACACAAACGAAAGTACTGGCAGAAACTCTGAGGGCATTAAAGGACTGAAGAGGAAAAAAGTTGTGGTACAAAACCAGCTAAAGAAAATACCAAAATCTCCTGTCAAAAAGCAATCGCAAACCAAGAAATCCATTTCTCCAAACATCTCTTCATCTAAGGAAGCCACaccctcttcttctttttcaagCAGTCCATCACATGGATTGCCTGACCATCAAGATGCTGAAGATGTACCGCAGGAGGCATCTGAATCTAGAGCAGTAAAAGTGGAGCACGAGGAGACATCAACCTCAGAGCCACAGGCTCTCAGCCGCAAAAGTTCTGCAGAAGAACCTTGTGCTGCAGGGCCAGTGCGGACAAAAAGAGggagcaacagcagcaacaaaaacgcATCTCCCTCTCACACAAGTGCTCCCCTTGAGGTATTGCTCAAGGCTATGGAGCCAGATTTCAATACACTGACAGAAAGGAAGAACAGCAGTCCAATAGGACATCTTGGAAAATCCGTTTCCATTCCTGTCACTTATTCTGACTATGCTGTCGCTATGCCTGCTGTTAATTTCAATGTCCAGTCACAACCCTCATTTGTGCCACCATTCAATGCAGCCAAACACTTCTACAGCAGTGTGGCATCTACAGGGCAACACACAACACAGCAGTATGTGAACATGTCAGGAAATCGTCAGCAGGACAAACCAGGGTTCCAGAAAAGCTACAGTTTGGGGCCTTCACTTAACTTGACGCATGCACCCGTTCCATCTGGATCAGGTGGTTTCCCTCAAAGTCAGCCCCCTGTTGTTCAAACATGCCAGTCTCTATCAGCCACAGTACCCAATTCAATTCAAGTCCCCGTCACACCTGGTTTCAACCCTGTTCAGATGACAGCTGTGGTCAACTTTGGCGCAAATCAAGTATCTGATATCTCTGCAAAAGATCAAAAGCCAAAAAAGCAAGGGAAGTATGTCTGTGAATACTGTAAAAGAGCTTGTGCCAAGCCAAGTGTGCTTCTAAAACACATACGGTCCCACACAGGAGAGAGACCTTACCCGTGCGTGACGTGTGGCTTTTCATTTAAGACAAAGAGCAACTTATACAAGCATAAGAAGTCTCATGCACATGCCATCAAACTGGGTTTGGTTAAAGACTCTGGAAGTGGATCCCTCTCCCAAGAGTCCGATAAAGGTCTGCCAACACATTCTGATGTGGAGGAAAGCGGGGACAGTGATGAAGAAGGCAGTGCAGCTGACTTGGACCCGGATTCTTCACAGAGCAGCCTAACGGCATTATCCGAGAGCAGTTTGCAGAGTGCAAGCATGGTACCAGGAAGTCAAGGAGAATCCGAGCATTTGTTGGTGTTTGAAACTCTGAAACCATTGGTTACACAGAGAGGATGTGAGCCAAAGGTCACTGCTGCTCTCCCTAAAGTGGTTGTCCACCCTGTAAATGTTTCACCTTTGCGTGCAGACAGCCCTAGAGTTACAGATTCAGCACTTGAACATGCCACAGCCCAGAGGCAAAGGGATTTCCCTCCAGCAAACCTACGGTCCAATGTAATGGTTCTGTCCTCACTGAAAGAAGTGGATTGCACAAGTCCTCTACAAGATTCAGTAAGTGAGGATGAAGATCAGCATTGTAAATCACCACTAGGAGGCAGCCATGCCCAGCTACAAAGGCAACAAGCAACTGATTACTCTCAACAGCCACAAGGCAAGTGCCTGCTGAGTCCTCGGAGTCTTGGAAGCACTGACTCTGGCTACTTTTCACGTTCTGAGAGTGCAGATCAAGCTATGAGTCCCCCAAGTCCTTTTGTTAAGATAACTCCACCAGCAGAAACCGACATTACAAAAACCCCACAAGTTCCTCCTTCCTCAGTTGTGACAACTGTCATGCATGTAGCATCTATTGAGAAGCCTCGAGTTCCTTCTGGACAAATGCGTCCACCATTGGAAACTAAAGCTCTATCGCTTGAGGAGCGAATCTCAAAACTGATCTCAGACAACGAGGCTGTTGTGGATGACAAGCAACTAGACAGTGTCAAACCCAGACGAACTTCCCTTTCCCGAAGGGGTAGCATTGATTCTCCTAAATCCTACATATTTAAAGACTCTTTTCAATTTGATCTAAAACCACCAGTAAGAAGATCTAGTTCCAACTCAGACATACCAAAATCTCCTTTCACTCCTACGGACAAATCAAAGCCAGTATTTCTTCTTTCTGTACCACCTCAGTATCCAGCCATGGATTGTTTACCAATTACAAGAAGTAATTCAATGCCTACCACACCTGGCCAGTCAGCTCTCTTCCCCAATGTAACTCCTCAGCCTCACCCACTAAGGATCTGTCAGTCATTTGATGACAAGATTAGCTCACTAAATGATGATGTATTCTCTTCAGCTCCCTCTACTCCAAATTCTGCTGTACATCCTCGTACCCTTGTGAGGCAGATAGCAGTTGAGGATTTGTCCACAAATGATGGTCACGTTCTTATCTCAGTTCATTCCATGGATGAGAGCCATCACGGACCAAGTATTACACATGAGCTGAGAAGTAAGTCTTTTGAGCATGCAACAGAAAGAAACCGAAAACCCCAGCAAAACAAAGGGACAATGTATGAATGTGAGACTTGTCGTAACCGTTACAGAAAACTGGAAAATTTCGAAAATCACAAGAAGTTTTATTGTTCTGAACTGCATGGTCCAAAAAACAAGCCTATGCATGCCAGAGAGATTGAGCCAGAAGTGTTTGGACGTGGAATTCAGCAACCTCTTTTAAACAGGAATGCAGTAATTACTGGCATTGTAGAGCAACCACTCATGGTAAGAAAAAGAAGGAAGATTAAAAGTGTTGGAGATGATGATGACCAGTCTCCAACTGAGACCACTCCTCCATGTTCAAGAAGTTTCGACTCCTGCCAGACCTCGACAGGTTCGATAGGGCGACCTTATTCTCACCATACCCAATCTTTAAGTAACTCTGCTACTTTAGGACAAATACAAATCATTGGTAGAGCTGCAGAATCGCAAGAGACAAGACTATCTCCAATAAGAGAGGCTCAGATCAGCACACCAAATAAAGAAAGAGGTGACCTCCAGAGACAAGGAAGTGGAACTTCAGTCATTCGACATACCAACTCCCTCAGCAGACCAAATTCTTTTGAAACATCAGAGTCCATTGACAGGTCATCTCCAGTTGATCCTGTGGAAAAGGAAGTAAAGAGCTCTGTAAAAGGCCATACAGAGGCTGCAGTGAGTTCTTCTTCACAAAGTTACCATGACAGAATGTCTACACCTAAATGTGCCAGCCAGGGGATGGAACCTCATGGTAAGCAAACCTTTACCATTGCTAGTGATGGCACACCTGTACAGCAATCACGGCTTGTGCGCCAGAACAACATTCAAGTCCCTGAAATCTTAGTAACGGAGGAACCAGATCGAGATCATGAAACTCAAGTTGTAGAATCAACAGAGAAACCTGCAGATACATTCAACTGGCCTCAGAGGAGTGAGAGCTTGTCTAAACTGCCGACAGAAAAACTCCCCCCAAAGAAAAAGCGCATTAGACTTGCTCAAATGGAACACTCATCTGGCGAATCCAGCTTTGAGTCAAGTCTCTCTCGTAGCCTCAGTAGAGATAGTAGCTTGTCAAGGTGCTCTAGTATTTCAGCCTCTTTTGACAGAGATGATCCACCAAGATCTGACAGCCCATCAAGGGCTGATAGTGTTGGGAAGCCACCAGAAGCTCAAGGGATCCCTGTAGCAAACAACACTCTTGGAGTGCCAGGCATGATGAGACGCGCTACCTCAGAACAGATCAGCTGCACTCAGTCATCAGTGGAAATTTCTTGTGACTACCGTAGCAAATCCTTTGACTGCAGCAGTATGTCACCCAGCAGGGCTTTGCCACCAATGCAGACTGCCCTGCCAAAAACCACACAGTATCCTCCAGCTACCCAGGTGCCTCTCATTGAAAGAAGAAGAGGGCCTTTAGTACGTCAAATGTCCTTGAAGATTGCACCAGACCCTCAATTGGCAGTGAAACAGACTCCCCCCATCCAAAGAGTCCCCTTCACCAATGAATGCTCTGGGTCCCAACCTAGACCAGTAAATCTGAACACATCTGCTCTTGCTCAGTCCTTTGTCCTACATTCTGGAGAGGCCCCGCTAACGAAAAATGAGCTAATGGTTCAAAGCATCAACCTTGGAAGCCAAACCCAACAACCCCAAGTTCATGGTCTTCCACATCCATGGCATCAGACCTCAAGGGTTGTGGCATGCCACATGCAACCTCTGGTCAATATGGGGGCTGGTCATACGGACATTCAGAAGAGCTCTgatgaaaaaaatcaaaagagCTTTGAACCTAAATACCAAATGAATTGCTCCGTTCTAAAAACAGGCCAGACATATTCTTTAGCAGGTGTGAAAGGCACGCAGATCACATTGCCAGTGCTAACAATACCAATTGCTAACGAAATTAAAGTGTCACAGCCAAATGATGGAATGCAAAATGTCTATGTAGCACAACCAGCTTATCAGGCTGTAATCAATAAGCCTCCAATTGTACTGCCTGCTGGTGCACAAGTTGATACAACATCTCATATAACGCCAGCATCTACACCTGTACCACAGATTCTAATCACCCATGAGCACACCCTAGCACCTGCGTCTGCCGTTTCTAAGGTCAACTTTCCTACGGTACATGTTGTGAACAGTAATTCAAAGATTGGACCAGAAATCCAAGCACACAGGCAACATGGGTCTGTTGCTGTACAGAtgaaaaacaacatgaaaacCACTGAGCAAAGCATTCTGTCCCTTGGTTCACTGCACTGTACACAAAAACTGGCTTCTGCAAATTTATGCCCCCAAGAATCCACTGCCTCAAGCAAGCGTATGCTCTCCCCTGCAAACAGCCTGGACATTGCTATGGAAAAGACACAGAAACGGGCTAAAGATGAGCATGGAGCTGCATGTCTCACTGATGGTAGATCTCTGAACTACTTGAACTCAAAGATGTCAGAAATGACCAGGCAGaggaagttaatgctggttagACAGGTCTGTACCACAGAGCCAGTGGATAGCCCAATTGAGACTGATGCCCCAGAACAATTGCCAGAGACTTCAGAAGCTGAAAAGAACACCCAGGATCCAGTATCTCAGATAACAACAACTGAGGTCAACGAGCAGCAGATGGAGAGCAGAACACCTACCACAACACCTGCTACACATTCTTCACCCGGAGTTCAAAGCTATGCCATGCCAGAGAATTCCACTCTGAAGCCACAAGAGAAACCTGAGGAGCAGCGCTGGTCTCCATCGAAATCTCCTCTGAGGCCTTCAACATTTCAGGGACAAGTGAAGTTAGCTTCGTCTGTGTCCGTTGTCAACACCAGAGACAGCCATCGGCTGTCTTTCCCCAGTCTGAAAACAGCTACAACCTTCACCTGGTGTTTTCTCATGAAAAGGAAATCCCTCCACATCCAGCAGACAGACCAGAGGATCTCTGCCTACTCTGCATGGGTAGTAAACCCAAACAATCCCAATCCATTGGGACTTCCCACCAAAGTGGTTATGTCCTTGTTTGACTCCAAACAGACATCCAAGAAAATACATTACACCCaagcaaaaacaacaactttgaAATCTGACATCTTGACCTATTCTGGGAAGCTGAAGGATGTCTTGCCAAAA gTTTTGATTCAGCAAAGATCTGTGCCAACTGAGAATAGTGGAAAAATAAAACCAGAGACTCAACCAATAAATCAGACAGAGCCAGACAGAGACTCATCCAAATCTGAACCTCAACGAGTGAAGATCTTTGATGGAGG TTACAAATCAAATGAGGAGTATGTGTATGTTAGGGGACGTGGAAGAGGAAAATACATCTGTGAGGAATGTGGAATTCGCTGCAAGAAACCTAGCATGCTGCGGAAACACATCCGTACTCATTCGGACATCCGTCCATTTCACTGCACGCACTGCAACTTCTCTTTCAAGACTAAAG GGAACCTAACCAAGCACATGAAGTCCAAAGCCCACAGTAAGAAGTGTATGGAAATGGGAGTTGCTGTGGGTATTATTGAGGACCAGGACACAGAAGACTCAG GTGAtcgaggaagagcaggaagtgCTGACAGACAGGACTCAGATGGTGATGACTCTGATGGCCCAGATGATGAAGATAACGATGGGGAAGAGGAAGATGAGGAGGACAGCCAGGCAGAGTCTGGCCTTTCTGCAACACCTTCAGTTTCTGCAAGCCCACAGCATTTTCCTGCTAACCAGGCCGACACAGCTCCTAGCTCTCTGCTAGCTCAGATGTCCATCAGCCCGAACCCAACCCCAGCTCCCCAACCTCAGCCTCCTCCAGCTTCAGACTCCCAGAACTCAGACACGGAGTCTGTGGCTATGATGAGCCCAGTTTTACTGGTCAGACAGATGTCAATTTCTGCATCCTGCTCCAGCCCCGGCCCTAGTCCCACCTCTTTTACATCCCACCCTGCCCCTGCCTCTGAATCCCAGACCTCTGATACTGACTCCGTACACATGATGAGCCCAGTGTCGCCTTGCAGGCAGATGTCCATCGACTACCCTGAATTTGACGTTCCCCCTAGTCCCCCAGTGCCAGGCAAGGGCGCCAAGCTCGGCCAG gaTGGAGTGTCGAGCACCATTTCCCAGCCTGCAAGTGAGTGCAATGCCAACGTTGACCGTGGTACTCAGACCTCTTCTGACCCTCTTCAGGGACCCCTGCACTTTCCAAATGCAGGTCCGATCCACGAGCCCAGAGTAGGAGCCACTACTCATCTCTTCAGCCACCTGCCTTTGCACTCCCAACAGCCCCCTCGTTCCCCATACAGCATGGTACCTGTGGGTGGCATCCAGCTTGTTCCCGCCGGCTTGGCTGCTTACTCAACATTTGTACCTATTCAGGCCGGGCCAGTCCAGCTAACCATCCCAGCACTCAGTGTTATTCACAGGCAGACTGGCAGCCCCCTCCCAGCCCCCAACACCTCGCCCCGTCCAGAAGGTTCTCCGACCCAGCCGCTGGTAGTCCAGGAACCAGTCAGTAGTGTACTGCCGTGTTTCCCTCTGGGCCAAGTGGCAGGGCTTCAGACACTTGGTGCTCCCCAGACTGCCCTGCAGCCTATGGGTTTGGAGACCTTGAGTGTGGTGGGTTTAGCCAACTCCACTCAGCTGATGCCTCAACAGAGTCTGCCATTAAATGCCACCCTAGGCGTGCAGGTGTTGGCAGCTAGCCCCACCCCTCAGTGCAGCACTGCTTCCCCAGCACAAATCCCTGGCCTGCAGATCCTCAACATTGCCCTGCCTGCCCTTATCCCATCCCTCAGCCCTCTCTCAGCTCTCAGCCCACTCCCTGCAGCCCAGGATAAGCCACGTAGCCCTGAGGGTGTAGCATCTGTACCTTCACCAGCACAGGTTGCAGAATCACTACCAGCAACTATTCCCTCAGCCAGTCCTCCAACAGCCAATCCAGGAGATGTTCCTACAAATGCAAAGCCATCCACAGACATGAAGCATGTCCCTCAAAACAGCACTAGCGCTGGTTCTAGGGATACAGGGGGCACAGAGAAGACAACAGCCATGGTGGAAAAACCAAAAATACCACCACAGCCATCTTTGCTCTCCTCCCCCATATCCTCTAATGAGAGAGGCTGTGATCTTGCACACAAGGCAACAGCAGGTGGGGCTAGTGAAGTAAAACCACGTCAACCTGTCTCTAGACAACCAGTGACCGATGACTACAATGAAGCCTCCAGTGATGATGAGGATAGACTTGTCATAGCTACCTGA